A section of the Solea senegalensis isolate Sse05_10M unplaced genomic scaffold, IFAPA_SoseM_1 scf7180000012646, whole genome shotgun sequence genome encodes:
- the si:dkey-66a8.7 gene encoding PI-PLC X domain-containing protein 1 isoform X2 — translation MDLRDWMSQLPQQLWETELTQLTLPGSHDAMSYCLDIKSPLLRSESDSFRILDKVFSCFTRPTIFKWATTQDKSIEDQLSMGIRYFDLRVAHKPHDSSSDLYFTHVIYTHLTVLETLLSVESWLESHPREIVVLALSHFEGMNDRCHESFIHSLKKLFGSKLCPRTESVLTLRSLWASGYQVILSYDDHSAARHEELWPDVPYNWANQRTAQGVIGYLDRKKDVGRPDGFFVSGLNLTADRYYITTTPSQTLRTLTLSNWACLQTWLQQQLPGSDPHSLNIVAGDFVGTLPLCSVVVALNHKLLHNKFIQI, via the exons GAAGTCATGATGCCATGAGTTATTGTCTGGACATCAAGTCTCCGCTGCTCAGGTCTGAGTCAGACTCTTTCAGAATCCTGGACAAAGTCTTCTCCTGCTTCACCCGACCTACTATCTTTAAATGGGCGACTACACAG GATAAAAGCATCGAGGATCAGCTCTCCATGGGAATCCGTTACTTCGATCTCCGCGTGGCCCACAAACCTCACGACTCCTCCAGTGACTTGTACTTCACACACGTCATTTACACTCATTTAACAGTTTTG GAAACACTGTTGTCAGTGGAGTCGTGGTTAGAGTCTCATCCCAGAGAGATCGTCGTCCTCGCCCTCAGTCACTTTGAAGGAATGAACGACAGATGCCACGAGTCTTTCATTCACTCCCTGAAGAAGCTGTTTGGCTCTAAACTCTGTCCTCGGACG GAATCAGTCCTGACCTTGCGCAGCCTGTGGGCGTCTGGTTACCAGGTCATCCTGAGCTACGATGACCACAGCGCCGCGAGACACGAGGAGCTGTGGCCTGATGTCCCCTACAACTGGGCCAATCAGAGGACAGCACAGGGAGTGATCGGCTACCTGGACAGGAAGAAGGATGTGGGACGTCCAG acgGTTTCTTTGTGTCTGGTCTGAACCTCACCGCTGACCGCTACTACATCACCACCACGCCCAGTCAGACTCTGCGCACGCTGACGCTCAGTAACTGGGCGTGTCTGCAGAcgtggctgcagcagcagcttcctggTTCTGATCCTCACAGTCTGAACATCGTCGCAGGAGATTTTGTAGGaactcttcctctctgctctgtggtcgTCGCTCTCAACCACAAACTCCTGCACAACAAGTTCATTCAGATTTAA
- the si:dkey-66a8.7 gene encoding PI-PLC X domain-containing protein 1 isoform X1: MDLRDWMSQLPQQLWETELTQLTLPGKPGSHDAMSYCLDIKSPLLRSESDSFRILDKVFSCFTRPTIFKWATTQDKSIEDQLSMGIRYFDLRVAHKPHDSSSDLYFTHVIYTHLTVLETLLSVESWLESHPREIVVLALSHFEGMNDRCHESFIHSLKKLFGSKLCPRTESVLTLRSLWASGYQVILSYDDHSAARHEELWPDVPYNWANQRTAQGVIGYLDRKKDVGRPDGFFVSGLNLTADRYYITTTPSQTLRTLTLSNWACLQTWLQQQLPGSDPHSLNIVAGDFVGTLPLCSVVVALNHKLLHNKFIQI; this comes from the exons GAAGTCATGATGCCATGAGTTATTGTCTGGACATCAAGTCTCCGCTGCTCAGGTCTGAGTCAGACTCTTTCAGAATCCTGGACAAAGTCTTCTCCTGCTTCACCCGACCTACTATCTTTAAATGGGCGACTACACAG GATAAAAGCATCGAGGATCAGCTCTCCATGGGAATCCGTTACTTCGATCTCCGCGTGGCCCACAAACCTCACGACTCCTCCAGTGACTTGTACTTCACACACGTCATTTACACTCATTTAACAGTTTTG GAAACACTGTTGTCAGTGGAGTCGTGGTTAGAGTCTCATCCCAGAGAGATCGTCGTCCTCGCCCTCAGTCACTTTGAAGGAATGAACGACAGATGCCACGAGTCTTTCATTCACTCCCTGAAGAAGCTGTTTGGCTCTAAACTCTGTCCTCGGACG GAATCAGTCCTGACCTTGCGCAGCCTGTGGGCGTCTGGTTACCAGGTCATCCTGAGCTACGATGACCACAGCGCCGCGAGACACGAGGAGCTGTGGCCTGATGTCCCCTACAACTGGGCCAATCAGAGGACAGCACAGGGAGTGATCGGCTACCTGGACAGGAAGAAGGATGTGGGACGTCCAG acgGTTTCTTTGTGTCTGGTCTGAACCTCACCGCTGACCGCTACTACATCACCACCACGCCCAGTCAGACTCTGCGCACGCTGACGCTCAGTAACTGGGCGTGTCTGCAGAcgtggctgcagcagcagcttcctggTTCTGATCCTCACAGTCTGAACATCGTCGCAGGAGATTTTGTAGGaactcttcctctctgctctgtggtcgTCGCTCTCAACCACAAACTCCTGCACAACAAGTTCATTCAGATTTAA
- the gtpbp6 gene encoding putative GTP-binding protein 6 isoform X2 produces the protein MTTLSAATRSWFSLLRRAHAYSCHRFLPLRAPHLHVQLLPPAGNTRSRAFTCSVRSLKSSDVFDGGRWTGGATEEDEEFMEDSEVEELFQQQVPSGTTGWQHRVFIVQPDVKWGHRKQHLTTAELMLAEAVGLVNTLDNWTVVDKMVLSTKTPEKKKIFGKGNFLVLTEKIRQTSGITAVFVNVDRLSPLSEREFEDMWGVKVFDRYSVVLQIFRCNARTKEAKLQISLAEIPLLRSRLKNEFAHMDQQGGGARYIGGSGETLFEVQQRLLKERETKIRSALEKLRKKRLLLRSQRKRRKTTLIKALTSDSVLQPRNQLFATLDVTVHAGQLPSHMTVLYVDTIGFLSQLPHQLIDSFSATLEDIKHSDLLIHVRDISHPETENQKVNVLNVLKNLEIPDSLMSSMIEVHNKTDLLDNYQSPQVDTVCLSVSALLQRGLDALKSAVEEKIVQSTGKLVLDVRVELSSDQLSWLYREATVQDVKVNAEDGSALVQVIISTAAYGRYRKLFT, from the exons atgacaacactgaGCGCGGCCACGCGTTCGTGGTTCTCGCTTCTGCGGCGAGCGCACGCGTACAGCTGCCACAGGTTCCTCCCCCTCCGCGCGCCTCACCTGCACGTGCAACTGCTGCCACCTGCCGGAAACACGAGGTCCAGAGCGTTCACGTGTTCTGTGCGAAGTTTAAAGAGCTCGGACGTGTTTGACGGCGGACGGTGGACAGGGGGCGCCactgaggaggatgaggagttCATGGAGGACAGTGAGGTGGAGGAGCTGTTCCAGCAGCAGGTCCCTTCAGGAACCACAGGGTGGCAGCACCGGGTCTTCATCGTCCAGCCTGACGTGAAGTGGGGCCACAGGAAGCAGCACCTGACCACAG CCGAGCTGATGCTGGCTGAGGCTGTGGGACTGGTCAACACTCTGGACAACTGGACAGTGGTGGACAAGATGGTCCTGTCCACCAAGacaccagagaagaagaagatatttgGAAAAGGAAACTTCCTGGTTCtcacag AGAAAATCAGACAAACGTCAGGAATCACGGCCGTGTTTGTCAACGTGGACCgtttgtctcctctgtctgaG AGAGAGTTTGAGGACATGTGGGGAGTTAAAGTTTTTGACAGATACTCAGTCGTGCTTCAAATCTTCCGCTGCAACGCCAGAACCAAAGAGGCCAAGTTACAAATCTCACTGGCTGAGATTCCTCTGCTCAG ATCTCgtttgaaaaatgaatttgCACACATGGATCAACAGGGAGGAGGAGCCAGATACATCGGAGGTTCAG GTGAGACGCTGTTCGAGGTCCAGCAGCGTCTACTGAAGGAGCGCGAGACCAAGATTCGCTCTGCGCTGGAGAAACTGCGGAAGAAGAGGCTCCTGCTGCGCTCTCAACGCAAACGCA GAAAAACCACTCTGATCAAAGCACTGACCAGTGACAGCGTCCTTCAGCCCAGAAACCAGCTCTTCGCCACCCTCGATGTCACTGTCCACGCCGGTCAGCTGCCCAGTCACATGACCGTTCTGTACGTGGACACCATCGGCTTCCTGTCACAGCTGCCTCACCAGCTCATCGACTCCTTCTCTGCCACTCTGGAGGATATTAAACACTCT GATCTGTTAATCCACGTCAGAGACATCAGTCATCCAGAGACAGAGAATCAGAAGGTGAATGTACTGAATGTTCTGAAGAACCTGGAAATTCCCGACTCCCTGATGAGCTCCATGATAGAAGTTCACAATAAAACCGACCTGCTCGACAA TTACCAGAGTCCACAGgtggacactgtgtgtttgtccgtGTCAGCTCTGCTGCAGAGAGGTCTGGACGCGCTGAAGTCGGCGGTAGAAGAGAAGATCGTGCAGTCGACAGGGAAACTGGTGTTAGATGTGAGAGTGGAGCTGAGCTCAGATCAGTTAAG CTGGTTGTACAGAGAAGCTACAGTTCAGGACGTTAAGGTGAACGCAGAAGACGGCTCCGCCCTCGTGCAGGTCATCATCAGCACAGCTGCGTACGGACGCTACAGGAAACTGTTCACATGA
- the gtpbp6 gene encoding putative GTP-binding protein 6 isoform X1, protein MTTLSAATRSWFSLLRRAHAYSCHRFLPLRAPHLHVQLLPPAGNTRSRAFTCSVRSLKSSDVFDGGRWTGGATEEDEEFMEDSEVEELFQQQVPSGTTGWQHRVFIVQPDVKWGHRKQHLTTAELMLAEAVGLVNTLDNWTVVDKMVLSTKTPEKKKIFGKGNFLVLTEKIRQTSGITAVFVNVDRLSPLSEREFEDMWGVKVFDRYSVVLQIFRCNARTKEAKLQISLAEIPLLRSRLKNEFAHMDQQGGGARYIGGSGETLFEVQQRLLKERETKIRSALEKLRKKRLLLRSQRKRSEFPVVSVLGYTNCGKTTLIKALTSDSVLQPRNQLFATLDVTVHAGQLPSHMTVLYVDTIGFLSQLPHQLIDSFSATLEDIKHSDLLIHVRDISHPETENQKVNVLNVLKNLEIPDSLMSSMIEVHNKTDLLDNYQSPQVDTVCLSVSALLQRGLDALKSAVEEKIVQSTGKLVLDVRVELSSDQLSWLYREATVQDVKVNAEDGSALVQVIISTAAYGRYRKLFT, encoded by the exons atgacaacactgaGCGCGGCCACGCGTTCGTGGTTCTCGCTTCTGCGGCGAGCGCACGCGTACAGCTGCCACAGGTTCCTCCCCCTCCGCGCGCCTCACCTGCACGTGCAACTGCTGCCACCTGCCGGAAACACGAGGTCCAGAGCGTTCACGTGTTCTGTGCGAAGTTTAAAGAGCTCGGACGTGTTTGACGGCGGACGGTGGACAGGGGGCGCCactgaggaggatgaggagttCATGGAGGACAGTGAGGTGGAGGAGCTGTTCCAGCAGCAGGTCCCTTCAGGAACCACAGGGTGGCAGCACCGGGTCTTCATCGTCCAGCCTGACGTGAAGTGGGGCCACAGGAAGCAGCACCTGACCACAG CCGAGCTGATGCTGGCTGAGGCTGTGGGACTGGTCAACACTCTGGACAACTGGACAGTGGTGGACAAGATGGTCCTGTCCACCAAGacaccagagaagaagaagatatttgGAAAAGGAAACTTCCTGGTTCtcacag AGAAAATCAGACAAACGTCAGGAATCACGGCCGTGTTTGTCAACGTGGACCgtttgtctcctctgtctgaG AGAGAGTTTGAGGACATGTGGGGAGTTAAAGTTTTTGACAGATACTCAGTCGTGCTTCAAATCTTCCGCTGCAACGCCAGAACCAAAGAGGCCAAGTTACAAATCTCACTGGCTGAGATTCCTCTGCTCAG ATCTCgtttgaaaaatgaatttgCACACATGGATCAACAGGGAGGAGGAGCCAGATACATCGGAGGTTCAG GTGAGACGCTGTTCGAGGTCCAGCAGCGTCTACTGAAGGAGCGCGAGACCAAGATTCGCTCTGCGCTGGAGAAACTGCGGAAGAAGAGGCTCCTGCTGCGCTCTCAACGCAAACGCAGTGAGTTCCCCGTTGTCTCTGTGCTAGGATACACAAACTGTg GAAAAACCACTCTGATCAAAGCACTGACCAGTGACAGCGTCCTTCAGCCCAGAAACCAGCTCTTCGCCACCCTCGATGTCACTGTCCACGCCGGTCAGCTGCCCAGTCACATGACCGTTCTGTACGTGGACACCATCGGCTTCCTGTCACAGCTGCCTCACCAGCTCATCGACTCCTTCTCTGCCACTCTGGAGGATATTAAACACTCT GATCTGTTAATCCACGTCAGAGACATCAGTCATCCAGAGACAGAGAATCAGAAGGTGAATGTACTGAATGTTCTGAAGAACCTGGAAATTCCCGACTCCCTGATGAGCTCCATGATAGAAGTTCACAATAAAACCGACCTGCTCGACAA TTACCAGAGTCCACAGgtggacactgtgtgtttgtccgtGTCAGCTCTGCTGCAGAGAGGTCTGGACGCGCTGAAGTCGGCGGTAGAAGAGAAGATCGTGCAGTCGACAGGGAAACTGGTGTTAGATGTGAGAGTGGAGCTGAGCTCAGATCAGTTAAG CTGGTTGTACAGAGAAGCTACAGTTCAGGACGTTAAGGTGAACGCAGAAGACGGCTCCGCCCTCGTGCAGGTCATCATCAGCACAGCTGCGTACGGACGCTACAGGAAACTGTTCACATGA
- the LOC122759910 gene encoding ICOS ligand-like, translating to MSVMLAVVLWRSGLLLSFLTACVCLERDCVLGVVGRPVSLPCSLSPPPTPANVTIEWRRDEDVVLRSEWTQDGGQVDGWSVNGASIAAEAVLTGNMSLQLDTVQPSEDTEYYGLFMVSGENHTSLCSVCLRAAASFSLPLLQREEAEQGDETAFLCHSSGGFPEPSVYWLINNTEEPTGGSVSTLAASLPDSHLYNVTSHLKVNISKDANVSCVIENPTMNQTLTSTSYGVKAETVIGRASQAMWIFSTALCVVVGVMVIVGVAYQINLDRVSKRKKKEYHQYMSRRPKRRPSREEETQTMKPQSRETDV from the exons ATGAGCGTGATGCTCGCGGTGGTGCTGTGGCGCTCAGGACTGCTGCTCAGCTTCCTCACTGCCTGCGTCTGTCTGG AGCGTGACTGTGTCCTCGGTGTGGTTGGACGACCTGTGTCCCTGCCCTGCTCTCTATCTCCACCTCCGACCCCCGCGAACGTCACCATCGAGTGGAGGAGGGACGAGGACGTGGTGCTGCGGTCAGAGTGGACGCAGGACGGTGGACAGGTGGACGGATGGAGCGTGAACGGAGCGTCCATTGCCGCTGAAGCTGTTCTGACTGGAAACATGTCTCTGCAGCTGGACACGGTCCAGCCCAGTGAGGACACAGAGTATTATGGTCTGTTCATGGTGTCAGGGGAGAATCACACATCTCTGTGCAGCGTGTGTCTCAGAGCAGCAG CCAGTTTCAGCCTCCCACTGCTGCAGAgggaggaggcggagcaggGAGACGAGACGGCGTTCCTCTGTCACTCCAGTGGTGGATTCCCTGAACCCTCCGTGTACTGGCTCATCAACAACACAGAGGAGCCAACCGGGGGTTCAGTGTCCACGCTGGCTGCCTCACTGCCGGACTCTCACCTCTACAACGTCACCAGTCACCTGAAGGTCAACATTTCCAAAGACGCCAACGTGTCGTGCGTCATCGAGAACCCGACCATGAACCAAACCTTGACGTCCACCAGTT ATGGAGTGAAGGCAGAGACGGTGATCGGCCGAGCGTCGCAGGCCATGTGGATCTTCAGCACCGCGCTCTGTGTGGTGGTCGGGGTCATGGTCATTGTGGGCGTGGCCTATCAGATCAACCTGGACAGGGTCagtaagaggaagaagaaagaatatCATCAATACATGAGCAGAC GACCAAAGAGACGACCTTCACGTGAGGAAGAGACACAGACGATGAAGCCTCAGTCCAGAGAGACGGACGTCTGA
- the nit2 gene encoding omega-amidase NIT2, with product MTTLPRVMSKFRLAVVQLHVTSVKSENLSRTRTLVKEAAQQGSKLVLLPECFNSPYGTNFFSEYSEKIPGESTRLLSETAKENKVYVVGGSIPEEDGGKFYNSCTVFGPDGEMILKHRKIHLFDIDVPGKIRFQESETLTPGNTLSMFETPFCKVGVGICYDMRFAELAQLYGRKGCHLLVYPGAFNMTTGPAHWELLQRARALDNQVYVATASPARDETASYVAWGHSSVVNPWGEVMTKAGAQETVIYADIDLQYLSDVRQQIPITSQRRHDIYEVSCVKETESS from the exons ATGACAACGTTACCGAGAGTCATGTCCA AGTTCCGCCTGGCTGTGGTTCAGCTGCACGTGACGAGCGTCAAAAGTGAAAACCTGAGCAGAACCCGGACTTTAGTGAAGGAGGCCGCGCAGCAGGGGAGCAAACTGGTTCTACTTccg GAATGTTTCAACTCTCCGTACGGAACAAATTTCTTCTCTGAGTATTCCGAGAAGATTCCAGGAGAATCCACTCGGCTGCTGTCAGAGACGGCCAAGGAGAACAAGGTGTATGTGGTGGGAG GATCGATTCCTGAAGAGGATGGTGGGAAGTTTTACAACAGCTGCACCGTGTTTGGACCTGATGGAGAGATGATTCTGAAACACAGAAAG ATTCATCTCTTCGACATCGACGTTCCAGGAAAGATTCGTTTCCAGGAGTCGGAGACGTTGACTCCAGGAAACACTTTGTCGATGTTTGAAACAC CATTCTGTAAAGTGGGCGTGGGCATTTGTTACGACATGAGGTTTGCAGAACTCGCTCAACTCTACGGAAGAAAAG gctgccacctgctggtctaTCCTGGAGCGTTCAACATGACCACGGGTCCGGCTCACTgggagctgctgcagagagcCAG AGCGCTCGATAACCAAGTTTACGTTGCTACGGCTTCACCCGCTAGAGACGAGACGGCTTCGTACGTGGCGTGGGGTCACAGCAGCGTCGTGAATCCAtg gGGTGAAGTGATGACGAAGGCCGGAGCACAAGAGACCGTTATTTATGCTGACATCG ATCTTCAGTATTTGTCTGATGTTCGACAGCAGATTCCGATCACGTCTCAGCGTCGTCACGACATCTACGAAGTATCGTGTGTGAAGGAGACGGAGTCGAGCTGA